One part of the Azospirillum sp. B510 genome encodes these proteins:
- a CDS encoding urate hydroxylase PuuD produces MEPILWEWINALARWLHVITAIAWIGSSFYFIHLDASLRRRAGAPAGTAGDAWQIHGGGFYHMTKYMVAPPQLPEELTWFKWESYATWLSGFFLMCVLYYRGADLFLIDQDVMALTRWQAVAISAGALVAGWVAYDLMCKSPLGRNDGALAIAGFVLLVATAWGMTKIFSGRGAMLQVGALMATMMACNVFMLIIPNQRRTVAAMLRGETPDPALGKQAKQRSLHNNYLTLPVVFLMLSNHYPLVSSTRYNWVMVALVLVAGTAIRHFFNSRHAGKPTPWWTWGVAAAGMLGCVWLSTMGPATAGTAGTAPLKVGFAEVEEIVSTRCGMCHAAQPVWEGIATPPRGVVLEGDGIRRHADQIRLQAGFTSAMPPANITGITPQERAVLAAWTDDVK; encoded by the coding sequence ATGGAGCCCATCCTGTGGGAATGGATCAACGCCCTGGCGCGGTGGCTGCATGTCATCACCGCCATCGCCTGGATCGGATCGTCCTTCTACTTCATCCATCTCGACGCCTCGCTGCGCCGCCGCGCGGGGGCGCCGGCCGGGACGGCGGGCGACGCCTGGCAGATCCATGGCGGCGGCTTCTACCACATGACCAAATACATGGTGGCCCCACCGCAATTGCCGGAGGAGCTCACCTGGTTCAAGTGGGAATCCTACGCCACCTGGCTCAGCGGCTTCTTCCTGATGTGCGTGCTCTATTACCGGGGCGCCGACCTGTTCCTGATCGACCAGGACGTGATGGCGCTGACCCGGTGGCAGGCGGTGGCGATCAGCGCCGGCGCGCTGGTGGCGGGCTGGGTCGCCTATGACCTGATGTGCAAGTCGCCGCTGGGCCGCAACGATGGCGCGCTCGCCATCGCCGGCTTCGTGCTGCTGGTGGCGACCGCCTGGGGGATGACGAAAATCTTCAGCGGGCGGGGCGCCATGTTGCAGGTCGGCGCCCTGATGGCGACGATGATGGCCTGCAACGTCTTCATGCTGATCATCCCCAACCAGCGCAGGACGGTGGCGGCCATGCTGCGCGGCGAGACCCCGGATCCGGCGCTGGGCAAGCAGGCGAAGCAGCGGTCGCTGCACAACAACTATCTGACCCTGCCGGTCGTCTTCCTGATGCTGTCCAACCATTACCCGCTGGTCAGCTCCACCCGCTACAACTGGGTGATGGTGGCGCTGGTGCTGGTGGCCGGCACGGCGATCCGCCATTTCTTCAACAGCCGCCACGCCGGCAAGCCGACGCCCTGGTGGACCTGGGGGGTTGCCGCCGCCGGCATGCTGGGCTGCGTCTGGCTCAGCACCATGGGGCCGGCCACCGCCGGCACGGCCGGCACGGCGCCGCTCAAGGTCGGCTTCGCCGAGGTGGAGGAGATCGTCTCCACCCGGTGCGGCATGTGCCATGCCGCCCAGCCGGTGTGGGAGGGCATCGCCACCCCGCCGCGCGGCGTCGTGCTGGAAGGCGACGGCATCCGCCGCCATGCCGACCAGATCCGCTTGCAGGCCGGTTTCACCAGCGCCATGCCTCCCGCCAACATCACCGGAATCACCCCGCAGGAGCGGGCGGTGCTGGCGGCATGGACCGACGACGTCAAGTAA
- a CDS encoding TetR/AcrR family transcriptional regulator encodes MAPRLDSRARKRAIIDAVLPLFARKGFAATTTREIAQAAGVSEALIFKHFPSKASLYEAIFLSCVDDDPDYERLVALPPSTTTLVRMIQELVSHFVIEIPSDPVERTRHRLSIQSLLEDGEFMRQVFEGLRSRFLPCFAASIAAATAAGDLRPGPIDTENGLWLAAHLCEMMATLCLSGGAVVPYPCERSELARQTIWFILRGLGLSDEAIAAQERGGRFPFLPSEPPPDGGGAAAEPTTPMTQYPKDRSNRS; translated from the coding sequence ATGGCGCCACGCCTGGACAGCCGCGCCCGCAAGCGGGCGATCATCGACGCGGTCTTGCCGCTGTTCGCGCGCAAGGGGTTCGCCGCGACGACGACTCGCGAGATCGCCCAGGCCGCCGGCGTGTCCGAAGCTTTGATCTTCAAGCATTTTCCATCCAAGGCGTCGCTCTATGAGGCGATCTTCCTGAGCTGCGTCGACGACGACCCGGACTATGAACGGCTGGTGGCGCTGCCGCCGAGCACCACCACGCTGGTGCGGATGATCCAGGAGTTGGTGAGCCATTTCGTGATCGAGATTCCAAGCGATCCCGTGGAGCGCACCCGCCATCGCCTGTCGATTCAAAGCCTGCTCGAGGATGGCGAGTTCATGCGGCAGGTCTTCGAAGGCTTGCGCAGCCGTTTCCTGCCCTGCTTCGCCGCCTCCATCGCGGCGGCGACCGCCGCCGGCGATCTGCGGCCCGGCCCGATCGATACGGAGAACGGGCTCTGGCTCGCAGCACATCTGTGCGAGATGATGGCGACCCTCTGCCTGTCCGGCGGGGCGGTCGTCCCCTACCCCTGCGAGCGTTCGGAGCTTGCGCGCCAGACCATTTGGTTCATTCTGCGCGGACTGGGCCTCTCCGACGAAGCCATCGCCGCGCAGGAGCGTGGCGGGCGATTTCCCTTCCTGCCGTCCGAACCACCACCCGACGGTGGCGGCGCGGCAGCGGAACCGACGACACCCATGACCCAATATCCAAAAGACCGGAGCAACCGATCGTGA